One part of the Kryptolebias marmoratus isolate JLee-2015 linkage group LG2, ASM164957v2, whole genome shotgun sequence genome encodes these proteins:
- the si:ch211-261a10.5 gene encoding potassium channel subfamily K member 13, which translates to MAGAAVFSCLERPQELKAHQLWKMRLRTFSEEHNISEEELKSLLHHYDEARTAGVHSERGRALWDFPGAFYFVGTVVSTIGFGVTAPSTGAGKVLLVFYGSLGCSAAILFFNLFLERLITSISLFMFWCHTRKSGPEDKNSERDSSDERKPSVYQITLLLLLVVLVVACSAASLYSPMEGWTYLESLYFCFVAFSTVGFGDFVSSQKEHHEDIRAYQMSNCLLMLLGVCCTYSLFNAISVIINKGLSWILIKVNWVFTSIKPNTPHIRPLFNLCFSDSESQTCCCENDSLMEPKRETSALSNQSTLDCSCVSHRRSFCNEVKVETICYNDKILSVEQEQDNYLYKNNVSVKPLPAWLN; encoded by the exons ATGGCTGGTGCTGCTGTGTTTTCCTGCTTGGAGAGGCCTCAGGAGCTGAAGGCTCACCAGCTCTGGAAAATGAGACTAAGGACCTTCAGTGAGGAGCATAACATTAGCGAGGAAGAGCTGAAATCTCTGTTGCATCACTATGACGAGGCCAGGACTGCAGGTGTGCACTCAGAAAGAGGCAGAGCTCTGTGGGATTTCCCTGGTGCTTTTTACTTTGTGGGAACGGTAGTCTCCACCATTG GATTCGGAGTCACAGCACCGTCCACTGGAGCGGGGAAGGTTCTGCTGGTGTTCTACGGGTCGTTGGGCTGCTCGGCTGCAATACTCTTCTTTAATCTCTTCCTGGAGAGGCTCATAACATCCATCAGCCTCTTCATGTTCTGGTGCCACACAAGGAAAAGCGGAccagaggacaaaaacagcGAAAGAGACAGCAGCGACGAACGGAAACCATCGGTTTACCAAATTAcactccttcttcttcttgtggttTTGGTCGTTGCGTGCAGCGCCGCCTCCCTGTATTCCCCAATGGAGGGATGGACTTACCTGGAGTCCCTCTACTTCTGCTTTGTAGCGTTCAGTACTGTGGGCTTTGGGGACTTTGTAAGCAGTCAGAAGGAGCACCATGAGGACATCCGGGCCTACCAGATGTCCAATTGTCTCCTGATGCTTCTGGGAGTTTGCTGCACTTACTCCCTGTTTAATGCCATCTCTGTGATCATCAACAAGGGGCTCAGCTGGATCCTGATCAAAGTGAATTGGGTGTTTACTAGTATCAAACCCAACACACCCCATATTAGACCATTATTCAACCTCTGCTTTTCGGACTCTGAGTCACAAACATGTTGCTGTGAAAATGACTCTTTGATGGAACCGAAACGGGAAACGTCTGCTCTTTCAAACCAGAGCACATTGGACTGCTCCTGTGTTTCTCACAGGAGGTCCTTTTGTAATGAGGTGAAAGTAGAAACTATTTGCTACAATGACAAAATACTTTCAGTTGAACAAGAGCAAGataattatttatataaaaacaatgtCAGTGTGAAACCGCTGCCTGCTTGGCTGAATTAA